The Triticum aestivum cultivar Chinese Spring chromosome 7B, IWGSC CS RefSeq v2.1, whole genome shotgun sequence genome window below encodes:
- the LOC123158144 gene encoding galactan beta-1,4-galactosyltransferase GALS1, whose amino-acid sequence MKPAAVRKDAGGGIGGGAFGISCLDIKSFGASLVLFALIMALWQFHPYQPILAITRSSCPLIPPPSTAATAATTTTTAVSFFNSTADRAAPTTAASATKAPTLPSRPRDPNKRELRPYGSAAALFVQMGAYRGGPRTFAIVGLASKPAHVFSTPYFKCEWLPNPDPAGGPPPRPVRTKAYKMLPDWGYGRVYTTVVVNCTFPTNPNAGNRGGKLLVHAYYSTSSRRYERFVALEEAPGSYDGSRFQPPFPYEYLYCGSSLYGNISAPRMREWLAYHAHFFGPRSHFVLHDAGGVSPAVKAVLDPWVRAGRVTLQDIRAQAEYDGYYYNQFMVVNDCLHRHRHAANWTFFFDVDEYIYLPDGRSLEEVLGQLERYTQFTIEQNPMSSKLCVEDPTKGYSRQWGFEKLVFRNSITGVRRDRKYAIRARNAYSTGVHMSQNVYGRTTHKTESLIRYYHYHNSINVMEEPCREFVPKPTNGSKVMFEEVPYVYDDNMKRLAGDIKGFEEETVGVVYS is encoded by the exons ATGAAGCCCGCCGCCGTGAGGAAAGACGCTGGCGGCGGCATTGGCGGTGGCGCGTTCGGCATCTCCTGCCTCGACATCAAATCCTTCGGCGCCTCCCTGGTGCTCTTCGCCCTCATCATGGCGCTCTGGCAGTTCCACCCGTACCAGCCAATCCTCGCCATCACCCGCTCCTCCTGTCCCCTCATCCCTCCCCCATctaccgccgccaccgccgccaccaccaccaccaccgcagtATCCTTCTTCAACTCCACAGCCGACAGAGCCGCACCGACCACTGCCGCCAGCGCGACAAAGGCGCCAACCTTGCCATCCCGGCCACGGGACCCCAACAAGCGGGAGCTCCGGCCGTACGGCAGCGCGGCGGCGCTGTTTGTCCAGATGGGCGCGTACCGGGGCGGGCCGCGCACATTCGCCATCGTGGGGCTGGCGTCCAAGCCGGCGCACGTCTTCAGCACCCCTTACTTCAAGTGCGAGTGGCTCCCCAACCCGGACCCGGCCGGCGGCCCGCCGCCGAGGCCCGTCCGGACCAAGGCGTACAAGATGCTGCCCGACTGGGGTTACGGCCGCGTCTACACCACCGTCGTCGTCAACTGCACGTTCCCGACCAACCCCAACGCCGGCAACCGCGGGGGAAAGCTCCTCGTCCACGCCTATTATTCCACCTCTTCCCGCCGGTACGAGCGCTTCGTCGCGCTCGAGGAGGCGCCGGGGTCGTACGACGGGTCCCGCTTCCAGCCGCCGTTCCCCTACGAGTACCTCTACTGCGGCTCCTCCCTCTACGGCAACATCAGCGCCCCGCGGATGCGGGAGTGGTTGGCCTACCACGCGCATTTTTTCGGCCCAAGGTCGCACTTTGTTCTCCATGACGCCGGCGGCGTCAGCCCGGCGGTCAAGGCGGTTCTGGATCCGTGGGTGAGGGCCGGCCGGGTCACTCTCCAGGACATCAGGGCGCAAGCAGAGTACGACGGGTACTACTACAACCAGTTCATGGTGGTGAACGACTGCCTCCACCGGCACCGCCACGCGGCGAACTGGACCTTCTTCTTCGACGTCGACGAGTACATCTACCTCCCCGACGGGCGGTCGCTGGAGGAGGTGCTCGGCCAGCTCGAGCGGTACACGCAGTTCACCATTGAGCAGAACCCCATGTCCAGCAAGCTCTGCGTGGAGGATCCGACCAAGGGCTACTCGAG GCAGTGGGGGTTTGAAAAACTTGTTTTCCGTAATTCGATCACCGGAGTCAGGCGGGATCGCAAATACGCCATTCGAGCAAGGAATGCATACTCCACTGGTGTGCACATGTCTCAAAATGTGTACGGGAGGACGACCCACAAAACCGAAAGCTTGATTAGATACTACCATTATCATAACTCGATCAATGTCATGGAGGAGCCTTGCCGGGAGTTTGTGCCGAAACCCACCAATGGCAGCAAGGTAATGTTTGAGGAGGTACCGTACGTCTACGACGATAACATGAAGCGTTTGGCGGGTGATATCAAGGGCTTCGAGGAGGAGACAGTTGGCGTGGTCTATTCATAG